One genomic window of Gavia stellata isolate bGavSte3 chromosome 7, bGavSte3.hap2, whole genome shotgun sequence includes the following:
- the LOC132317289 gene encoding inositol 1,4,5-trisphosphate receptor-interacting protein-like 1, with translation MAVAIFLALIVQSLLQYPQMQWQFWAVAGVLVLLFGLCWWLRKGSRQPASSRKEGSSRKKAHNKEQAVKPSVALHVGRVLSSRLLDLPESFVMVEELVDELLRICRKLSRNTFMPQLKPAIGVGSALESWSPHKHDAVFCLLVPLKPPRGHTFHLELGTMEEMPARHASLRVELECTCTREQLVEDMLCFLHHPEEELRRNQGASLLDTLCTGPYLDMEKTTLWFQILVKAAWVALPLSQHCRLTVLPSRRSGKLRLTNTDDITLLIEVMFGVQQDGSDTFLSIE, from the exons aTGGCTGTCGCAATATTCCTCGCACTCATTGTGCAAAGCCTCCTCCAGTACCCGCAGATG cagtggcaatTCTGGGCCGTTGCTggagtcctggtcctgctctttgGGCTCTGCTGGTGGCTCAGGAAAGGGAGCcgtcagccagccagcagccgcAAGGAGGGCAGCTCCAGAAAGAAGGCACATAATAAGGAGCAGGCAGTAAAACCCAGTGTTGCACTGCATGTGGGCAGAGTTTTGTCCAGTCGCCTCCTGGACCTGCCAGAATCGTTCGTGatggtggaggagctggtggatgaaCTTCTCCGCATCTGCCGAAAGCTTTCCAGGAATACTTTCATGCCGCAACTGAAGCCAGCCATTGGGGTGGGCAGTGCCTTAGAAAGTTGGAGTCCTCATAAGCATGatgctgtcttctgcctgcttgTGCCCCTGAAGCCCCCCCGTGGGCACACCTTCCACCTGGAACTGGGCACCATGGAGGAGATGCCAGCGAGGCATGCCAGTCTCCGCGTGGAGCTCGAGTGCACCTGCACGAgggagcagctggtggaggacatgctgtgcttcctccaccaccccgaggaggagctgaggaggaaTCAGGGCGCCAGCCTCCTAGACACCCTCTGCACCGGCCCCTACCTAGACATGGAGAAAACCACCCTCTGGTTCCAGATATTGGTAAAAGCAGCCTGGGTGGCTTTGCCTCTGTCGCAACACTGCCGTCTAACAGTGCTACCTTCCAGGCGCTCAGGCAAGCTCCGGCTGACAAACACTGACGATATTACCCTCCTGATTGAGGTGATGTTTGGGGTGCAGCAAGATGGCTCAGACACCTTCCTGAGCATCGAGTAG